CGGTTTTGAACCTCAGTATGGTCAGTCCGAAGGCGGCATTGTCAATATCATCACCAAATCCGGGACCGACCAGTATCATGGTGATGCTTGGGGGTTCTTCCAACCACAAGCATTCGAGGCCAACCGTTTTCAACGCGATGATTTTGCCGTGAACAAGGTGGGGAAAGTCCTGCATCCGGAAGGTTATGATTACGGGGTGGATCTGGGAGGACCGATCCCTGCAACCAACAAGAAGATGTTCTTCTTTGGATCGTTCAACCCCTCGATTCAACGCAGTATTGTGCAGGGGGCTGAGGGGTCCGGGATCTTGAAGCTGCTGGGGACGACGTCAACAAGTGCCTTCTCCAAGAATTATGCCCTCAAAATCGATGCCAACATTCACACGGGACATCAGGTTAACTTTTCTATTTTTGGAGATCCCACGACCACCAACAATGGGCCCTGGGCCACATTGAACATCGACAATTTGACTGCCAACAGCAAACTGGATTATGGCACGCGAAGCATGGCGTGGCGTTATTCCGGAACCCTCTCTCCCACCTGGACCGTGAACAGCTCGTTCAGTTGGGGTCACAATCATTTCGATGAGACCGGTTTTGCCAACATCAACCAGCTCGTCGACCGAACCCAGACTGATCGTGGAAACTTTACGGCAGTGGGCCGGGGATTTATTGAGCCGACCCAGAATGACACGTACCGCTACTCAGTCGATACCCAGAAGATCGTTAAAGCCCTGGGCAGCCACACCCTCGCCTTGGGGTATAACTATCAGCGCGCTTTCTACTCGGGAAATCGTGACCGTAGCGGCCCGACTTTCTTGATCCCCACAACAAACGCTGATGGGACCTACAAAGTACCTTCGATTGCAGCCGGACAGACCACAAACGCCACGTGGTCGCTCAGGATTGACGACGCCTGCACCTTGTGTCCCATATTGAATATTCCCGGTACCGGCGCCACCTCAGGCCCGCAACACGTCTATCTCAAGCAGGACCGCGGCGAGTTCGGTGTTCCTAAATTTGACACGCGTTCGAACTACCACTCGGCTTACCTGCAGGATACTTGGCGGTTAAACAGCCATGTGACGGTCCTGGCCGGATATCGTTGGGAGCAGGAGCAGATGATTGGCTCCCCGGGACCTTCGGGCAAACGCAACCACTACACTTTTACCGACAATTGGTCCCCCCGATTCGGGGTGACAATCGATCCTCTGGGTCATGGAAAAACGAAGATATTTTACAACTTTGGCCGATTTTCGGAGTACTTCCCCCTAGATGCCGGCGAACGATCACTCTCGTCCGAGCTCGATTTTATAAATGCCCGGATCGCACCCGCTTTTACCGTCGTGAATGGGCAGCGGGTTGCTACTCTCAACCAGTTTGGGACAGTAACTCCTATCCTGGACGCGGCACACTTACTCACCGGGGCTGTGGGGGGCACCGGGAGCTCGGTCTCAGTTTCGGCACAGGATGCCACAAATCCAATCCTTCCTGGAACCAAATTGGGATTTGCACAAGAACATATGATTGGATTTGAGCAACAGTTGCCCCACGGCCTTGTGCTTTCGGCACGATACATCGACCGACGACTGAAACGAATCATCGAAGACGCAGCCGTTGATCCCCCTGAAGATAGTGCATTCCTGGGTGCATTTGGTCAAACCTACTTTATCGGGAACATAAACTCCAGGACGGATGCCGCAGTAAACCCGATTGAGTTTGTTTTCCCTGTCGGGGCCCCGGTCCCGGCCAAGTGTGATCCCAACCTGGTCTCCACTGCGTTTGACCGAAATAATAATGCCCTGGGTCAATTTTGCTTTGCCACACTGGGCGTCAACGGTCAACCCGCGGGCAACTCGGGGGCGGACGGTGTTCCGGATGGATTCGTTGATCCGGTTCACATTTACCGGGCCGTCGAAATTGAGGTCAACAAGCGGTTCTCGAACAACTGGCAGTTGCTCGCCAACTGGAGAATTGCCTCCCTGCGTGGCAACTATGAAGGACATTTCCGCAATGACAATGGCCAGACCGATCCGGGTATCAGCTCTCTGTTTGATTTCACGGCAGGCTCGTTCGGTTTGTTGGGCGATCAGTTCTCCATCGGACCGCTCAACTCCGATCGTCGCCACGTCGTGAACATCTACTCCAATTATGGGCTGACCTCGAGCGTGTTGGGGGACCGTTGGAAGTTCTTCAACGGCCTGAATCTGGGCGTGGGTTTCCACATCGAATCCGGTCTGCCGATGAGCAACCTGGCAGCACATCCCGTTTATTTGAATTCGGGTGAAGTGCCGCTGGGTGGCCGTGGTATACTCGGACGGACCCCGGCCGATTTTCGCCTCGATCTGCATGCCGATTATCCGTTCAAGATCACCGAACGAGTGAAGTTCACAGTCGTTGGTGACATCTTCAACATCACGAACACGCAGACGCTGCGATCAATCAATCAGCTCAGCGAGAGCACCTTCCAGCAACCTAATCCGGATTTCAAGCAACCCATCTCCTGGTACAATCCGGTTAGTTTCCGGCTGGGTTTGAAACTGAGCTTCTGATTTAACGCTTCTGCGATTCAATTGACGAGGGAGGGGAGTGATCCCCTCCCTCTAGTTTTTTATGTTATCCTGAATGTGTGGGGACAGACACCTGCCTTCTCGGAAAATTGAACATT
The Terriglobia bacterium DNA segment above includes these coding regions:
- a CDS encoding carboxypeptidase regulatory-like domain-containing protein, which translates into the protein MDSSGAVIPKAQVTLAGEIEKRSATTNDEGRFEFPNLIPGLYTVKAEMAGFKTITVSNVTVYVGKTSGLKLTLEVGNVSQVVEVQAGADTVDLSSSAVSSNLNVQLYENLPLQRGVTSLFYLAPGATQGVVDPVRGGSGAANPSVSGGSALDNMYIADGVNITDSAFGGFGVFSRSYGSLGVGITTSYVQEVQVKTGGFEPQYGQSEGGIVNIITKSGTDQYHGDAWGFFQPQAFEANRFQRDDFAVNKVGKVLHPEGYDYGVDLGGPIPATNKKMFFFGSFNPSIQRSIVQGAEGSGILKLLGTTSTSAFSKNYALKIDANIHTGHQVNFSIFGDPTTTNNGPWATLNIDNLTANSKLDYGTRSMAWRYSGTLSPTWTVNSSFSWGHNHFDETGFANINQLVDRTQTDRGNFTAVGRGFIEPTQNDTYRYSVDTQKIVKALGSHTLALGYNYQRAFYSGNRDRSGPTFLIPTTNADGTYKVPSIAAGQTTNATWSLRIDDACTLCPILNIPGTGATSGPQHVYLKQDRGEFGVPKFDTRSNYHSAYLQDTWRLNSHVTVLAGYRWEQEQMIGSPGPSGKRNHYTFTDNWSPRFGVTIDPLGHGKTKIFYNFGRFSEYFPLDAGERSLSSELDFINARIAPAFTVVNGQRVATLNQFGTVTPILDAAHLLTGAVGGTGSSVSVSAQDATNPILPGTKLGFAQEHMIGFEQQLPHGLVLSARYIDRRLKRIIEDAAVDPPEDSAFLGAFGQTYFIGNINSRTDAAVNPIEFVFPVGAPVPAKCDPNLVSTAFDRNNNALGQFCFATLGVNGQPAGNSGADGVPDGFVDPVHIYRAVEIEVNKRFSNNWQLLANWRIASLRGNYEGHFRNDNGQTDPGISSLFDFTAGSFGLLGDQFSIGPLNSDRRHVVNIYSNYGLTSSVLGDRWKFFNGLNLGVGFHIESGLPMSNLAAHPVYLNSGEVPLGGRGILGRTPADFRLDLHADYPFKITERVKFTVVGDIFNITNTQTLRSINQLSESTFQQPNPDFKQPISWYNPVSFRLGLKLSF